In Cryptomeria japonica chromosome 5, Sugi_1.0, whole genome shotgun sequence, the genomic window TAATTCATTGATTTAATTTGACAATCACCCATTAGTCATAATGCCATAACAAAAATCGAAGTGACTTAAAATGTCGAGGGTTCATCTACTACTAATATTAAATGACATCTTAATTACAAATTttgccataaattcatcatctagTTCGGAAACCCTTCAGGACAAATATAATTTAATCAGCAAGTCCAAAAACTCCTCTAGTTTAGAACATCTTCTAGACAATTTGCCTTGAACAGCAAGTTCCCCTTTAATGATGTGTGACTTTAGGTGCAACAATCCCTAATCAACAAAAAAGAAATATCCACAAACGTGCAAGAGAATATTCAGAAAACAAAAAGATAGTGAGCTATGTACTCAATAAAAGAACAATCAATGTTACAATTGTTCTTTTGTAGGTGGGCAAATGTAACTTTTTTAAAAACGAAGGGAGAGTTGGCCACTCATGCCTATGAGCTGACATAAATCCTAACCTATTCCATAAATGTAAAAGAAAAAGGCAGGGCTGATAAGAGAGATTTACATCTGTTCTTGACATTCCCCAAATATCACTACTTAGGTGGCCTAAAGGAAAGACGAACTTACAGAACACTTCCCCAAGTAAGTCCCTCAGCTAAATAATTTTTGCTCGATGAAGATGTCCACAATATAGTCATCCCTCACAAATTGTAAATCTATCAATCCAACATAAATATAAAGTCAAATGAAGTAAATGCAGACCTAATTATGCTCTTGTCTGTGGCCTCTCAACCAGATTATAAGCAACTGTAATAGCCCATTGTGCAAATACATAATGCCAAGCAAATCCTTTGCAAGATGCAACTCCATCACAAATTCACTCACATGAGGATGTTCAAGTTGTAGAATtaactccatgacacacacttttAGATGCAAGTAATCTCATGTATTCCATtagatgctcctctaaattcagcTCTTGTAGTCGATATAGCAATAACTTTCTACATTTTGCTCACCCTAATTACAGGACAAAGCCCAAACGGAACATATGAAGTAGACCATCTATATTCAACATCCCAATCTAATCCAAGTGAGTATATCTAACAACAAACCTTTTACCTCCACACAAGTACGCGGTACTCAATTGAGTAGTTTCATGAATGTACAACCATACCCTCTTGGCTATATATACACCATTGGCTTTCCTTAGGTTCCTATATGAACCTGCAAACCATGTCAACTGGAATGGAAAGGTTTAGACTTAGATGAATCAAGTACAGAGAATTCCTAACCAGTTGCTCTACAATATGGACACAAATGAATTCTCTTGCACATCTTTGTCTTCGTCCACTTCTTTGTCCATTGTTTGGGAATGATCAGATGAAGCCATTTGAATGGGTATAAGCTTTGAACAATAGCGTAGTTTGATGAACCTGATAATCATTCACATTGCTCTGATGTAGATGATCAAGGATATTAGATAGATTTACATATGGCCTCCGGATAACCATCTTCATCATGGGAAGATATTTTTGCAACTGATATACAATTGTCATATTCTGTTGAAACAAATTGTGTACAAAATTAGTTTCTAAGATGAAAAGCAAAGCAAGAGCATCCTAGAGGTAGTGTAATGCAACACCAAGTAAAACAAAACAGAACGTTTCACAAATTCAAGTATGATAAGGGTCCTCTTTGATAACAGATCATGTCTAGCACTAATGACAGTTTCTGAGGGTGGCAAAGCTGGCCTGTGTGAAAGACAATTGTATTGTGGCAATGATTACTAGCTAAGTAATTGTATTGTGGCAATGATTAcaagctaagtcacaaggttcaaaTCCGAGTTCAAGTTTGGTAACAATAAAAAACTACCACATCTACCCATCTACCATATTAAAATCACTGCTATCAGAATCAGAAAACCACTCTTGCAGGATCCATCTCTAACCTAGATCAAATACAGTCTTACTAATACCATATAGGCATTACAGTTTTCCTATGAAATTAAAAATATAGACTTCAAAACCTAATCAACTAGGCATTAATCCTTATCTGACTGCAATACCCAGTAATCCTCCTGTAAAAACTTAATCTTCTTGCACTTTGGTTTTGGGTCACCTGCATCTTTGGCTCGTTTTTCCTTCTCTTGTCCTTGGATATACTCCTTGACGAACCGAAATCCTATGACCGCCTCTTCTTGTCAGTCTTCTTTGTTCTCTGCAGAACACCATACCATGAAAGGCTGAAGTGGAGGAGTGAATTTGGCGACCTGCACCCATCTGCCTCCTCTATCTATAAAACGTTCTCCCAGCCTCGCCATAGTGATGAATGCACCCAGACCCAAAAACCATTTCGTTTTCACGCACAATTCCATAACCCACCAAGCTTCTTCCATCATACCCAGCTCCAGACACTAGGCAAGCACCATGGACACTATGTCCACATTGAAGCGATACTTATGCTCTGCCTTCATAAATCCTTCCCACAAAAGTATTCTGATCATCTGATAAAACATAGGATCATCAAATTTGAATATATTCTTCATTCTCAGGTCACTTATCTCCCCCATAAACGAGATTTGACTTTTCCTCGATCTAAGGCTGAACGTGGCCTCCATACTTCCAGCTGCCAAAGCACCATAATCTACAACAGTGAAAATGGACTCTCTACCTCCCACCACTGGTAAATTCTCTCCAATTTTCTAGCGGCCAAGAAAGAAAACACACCAAAACCCGGACAGAATTGAATGAACATTTGCAAATGTAATTAAAACACCCTACTTCTCACCAACGAGCTCGCATGCACCACCTGACACATTAGACACTTGTCCATCACCACCCTTAAATCCGCGTCACTTCAATCTTCCGACTATATCTCCAAATCCTCAAGTTGCAGATTTTGAAAGTCTAGCCACCAAAACTCATCATTATCTTCATTAAGTGTTATTGCCCATTTCGATAAGGTGTCCACCACCTTATTCCCACCCCTTCTAATATGAGTAATTTTGAAATCGGTTTAATTTTGCCCTAACAATCTTAATAATCTTGTTAATTTTCCAATTCGGAGTTTCACATTTTGCAATATCATTGACTATAATTTGTGACTGCCATTAACACCGCACTAACTTCAGCTTCATTGTTAGACTTAATCCCATCCTTGAGTTTTTGAGCTCCAATAGCTAATAAATTACCCTACTCATCCCTAACCACAACCTGCTCCAAATGGCTCTGGATTTCTCCTCGATGTTCCATCGAAATTAACTTTAATCCACCCTACTTTTGGCTTGGACCATTCAACCCCTTTTGCCTTTTGTTAAGATGGATTAGCCCATATAGGCCCATTAAAGGGTCggtattaaatataaattattaaaaataaaacgaTATTATATGAAATTTGAATACAtcattataaatttaaaaatattataatttaaaaatgcctaaatttttatttttgactTATTAATACGCAATAAATatgttaaattttatatattaaataataaatttggaaAATCATTTGCTGAAAAAAGGTGAATCGAACAACACTTTCGACTTCTCTAGTGGAAGTAGAATCGGGCATGATCAAAGAGATGCAAGATGTCTCCCTTGATCGACCGTAAGAGTGCACCAACAGAATCATTGCAGGGGCTATCCTCCTATCAACAAGTCGAAGCTATCTCTGGTCGATTACCACCACTAATTAGTTGTTGGCAATTACTTCAAGGGCTTGATTGATAGATGCAAAATGCCATCAACTCCTCACAAACTATGAAGCCTTTGATTTTGGCTTTGTGCAACCATCAAATAGTTTGAACCCTACAAACTTTCATTAATAGAAGCCCAAGTGTGGTTCCATACGAACTTTAGGGCGAATTTGAacatttttttagattttattggaatttgcaaAAATTTGAACTTCATAGATAAAGTTGGCAAACCCTGTTACAGTGATTACTAGTCAAGAAAATAATTCTATAGCCACCTTCTAGTTGATAGGAGAAGCCACCTACAACATTTCTACAGTTGCTATAGAAAAATGTTTGCAACAATTATGTAAGGACCCGCCTTGTGAGAGTATAATGTGACCCTACTCCTTTAGTACACTATATTGAATTGTAAATTAGATAGATCAAAAGTGATTAATAAAGTAGCAAGTGTTGTGATGATCAAGGTTATCACTAGTCGCCCTAGTAAAccctatttatctctctctcctctAATATACTAAGATGTGAATGCATTTAAGTAGCAAATGAACTTGAACATTTTTAATGAATGGTCTCTAATAAAAAATTGATAGCTCCTACATTTCATTTCAAGCTTTATATTTCAATGTTGTTACTTCTATGATTGACTACATCATGAacttgtaatttctcaaatatgtCCTTATAATCTAAAGTGAACTAATGTGCACTATTATAAGGAGGATAGTAATTGTGCAATCGATATTTAACAAGCAATGATAAGTTTGGTCTTGATTCATGAGATATCTTACAACGAACAATAGAATTGATCTAGGATAAATTAATGATGTTAAATTCAGATTTAATCAAAGGGTTACTAGTGTGTTTTGTGTTCCATAAGGTGGATGTTAGTCGTACAATGGACTGGAACAGTCAAAATTTTCTAAGTGATTGTACGAGATGGATGATCAGGATCAGGGGTGCTTGAAGGTAATCCTAGCCAAACTAAAGGTAAGTTTGGTTGGTTTGATAATTCAACTTTGATGATTTTATTTTCCCTAAGGTAAGAATATATTTTATTAGATTGAGTTACAACGACATGTTATTTTACCTAAagacataaaataaatattttgatccTAAAATTAGGATAATTGAAATTATAACAATAATTCATTTGAATTAGAAGTTATGAtagacaaaataataataataacatactTATGATTTCTAAAATGCAAGTTTATCATCTCAAAGGGTAATTCAATCCTTCTCAATGTAAGtaaaaatttaaatgataatgatatcagatttccacaatccatatatGAGATTTGTCTTGTTTTCTGAGTTAGATTGTGTATTAGTTTTTGAATCtatgttttggatcacactgtgatccatcatcaggatactAGAGAACCAAGATACATAAGATGTTTAGTTGCAGACCAGACCTTTATTAGAAGTTTATGTAGAACATACAAAAAAGGATTGTAAGTACTTAATCTAGTTTCAAACTATTTTGGGGGCCCTACAACATTAATTTCCTTAGAAGTCGAGACCTAAAGGTGATCAACAAAATAGAAGTTGGACACCTATCGATTTCGGCTGTCAAAATAGTCATCATAATTAACCCTTTCCTCATATGGTTCTCACATGTTATTTACAGGATCAGATAGTCagctaattaactaattaattatatTGTAGTGTATTATGTGGTGTAATTAAACGAGTCTAAAATTGGGCATGACTCTTGCCTTGAGCAGTATATTTTGTTTACTCATTTTTACCTTGTCACATTGAAGGTGTTGAAATTATCTAGCTAGCTCGGATTATATTAGCTCGGATTATCAAACTTTAATGTTGCTAAAAGCAATTAAAGTTTGATCATTATCTATGCGTTTAAACTcattagggctgggcccaaaataATTGTAATTAAACTGTAATAGGTCTGGACCTATTCTGGGCGGTAAAAGAAAGTCTTCTAATTAATCATGCCCTATATGTAACTTGTGGGATTTTGGCACCAAGTTAAAGGATAAATTAAGATTATATGTGCTAGCCGACTTAGGTGAATTAAGGAGGCCAAGTCTCCTATATATATGCAAGTATCATTCATTGTATCTACACATCTTCAGCTAACTTCTGCATTCAGCAAGTTCAATCTTCTATCAGCGAAATACTTCTAGCATCAGCGAATCTCCTTCTAGCATCAGCGAACTATTGGAGAAAGTAAACAAACCCTATCCAAAGTCAGCAGACTATCTGTCTAGGGCAGCGAATTGATTTGCAGGTGTAGAGAAGCTCATCTACAAGACAGCAGAGGCAGTGAAATCCCTTCCTAGGCACAGCGAACATATCCTCAAGTCTGCAATTTGGTGATCAGTGAACTCCTTTGGCATAGCAAACCTCTTCTCACAGTCAGTAAACCATCTTGCAGGATCAGCACACATACCTTCAGGTCTGCAATTTATCAGTGATCAGCAAACTCCATTTGTGGACTGCAGATAAGTTACATGCTTGTTCTATTTGCTGACATAATACTACTGTGTTAAATACTTAATGTGCTGAAGCTAATTGTAAAGAGACCTACTGATCGTTGATTAATAAGATCTGAGAaatttggctgggtttttcacctccaagagggaggttttcccaggataattgTTTGTGTTGTCTTGTGTTTCGTTTGCATTGTTTACTTCTGAGTTTTATTATTAAGTCTGATCACTAAAACTAACAGAGGGTGCATTGTCGCACTATCTGAAATGGTGGAATGGGAGTAAATTAAGTGTTGATTTAATCAAAAATCGGGTTCATAGTTTCATGTCTATGTGAAATGATGGGTATCACATAATTGCCTTTTTAAAAGATAGGTCTATTTCTCTCGTGAATGTTGCAATACATTTTTCTTTTAATTCTTCGGTTTTCTtgatgaaattttatttttggCATGACAAGTTACACAACTACTATTTCAAGTCAATTTTAATAGTTCTGCAGCTGctacaaaaaaaaatgtttgctgCAACTTTGTAGCTGCTACGGAAAAATCTCTTGCAATAGTTTCACAGAAGCTTGGAAAAAGTTCACTGCAATTACAGTCATCATTGAAAGATAACCTTACAATTACAAAGGTCCTACAAAAGCTCATTTGCCTGAATTGGATTCTGTTTAACAAGAGTAGTAGCATGGCACCAGCTGATTCAAGATCATTGCTAGCCAAGGCTTT contains:
- the LOC131049880 gene encoding mitochondrial import inner membrane translocase subunit TIM10 isoform X2, whose protein sequence is MAEQEMAYRVELFNKLTQTCFDKCIEKRYKESELNMGENSCIDRCVAKYWQNMTIVYQLQKYLPMMKMVIRRPYVNLSNILDHLHQSNVNDYQVHQTTLLFKAYTHSNGFI